One Actinoplanes missouriensis 431 DNA segment encodes these proteins:
- a CDS encoding pyridoxal phosphate-dependent aminotransferase — MKISHRAQAVAPFYAMEVAKHAAMVEADGRHVIRLNIGEPDFGAPPAVREAMREAMDGRPMPYTAALGLPALRQAISGFYRDEHGVEVDPARVVVTAGASAALVLTAAALVDPGDEVIIGDPSYPCNRQIIESFGGRVRLVPTTADTRFQLDLPSVRAHWSPATAGVMIATPSNPTGTSIPPAELAAVCELARSHGAWRIIDEIYLNLALNPSPTALSCDPDAIVIGSFSKYFGLTGWRLGWCVLPEALIPAVERLAQNYYICASAPAQQAALACFTPEARQVCEDRRAEFAARRTVVLDGLARIGLPVPVPPDGAFYCYIDVSGTGLGSWEFCERALQEAHVALTPGRDFGHHSAETHVRLSYTASMPDLTEGLRRLERFVATL, encoded by the coding sequence GTGAAGATTTCCCATCGCGCGCAGGCCGTCGCACCCTTTTACGCGATGGAAGTCGCCAAGCACGCCGCCATGGTAGAAGCCGACGGCCGTCACGTCATCCGGCTCAACATCGGCGAACCGGATTTCGGCGCCCCGCCTGCGGTTCGCGAGGCGATGCGCGAGGCCATGGACGGGCGCCCGATGCCGTACACGGCGGCGCTCGGCCTGCCCGCGCTGCGCCAGGCGATCAGTGGCTTCTACCGCGACGAACACGGCGTCGAGGTGGATCCGGCCCGGGTCGTGGTGACCGCCGGGGCGTCCGCCGCGCTGGTGCTCACCGCGGCCGCGCTCGTCGATCCGGGCGACGAGGTGATCATCGGCGACCCGTCGTACCCCTGCAACCGGCAGATCATCGAGAGTTTCGGCGGCCGGGTCCGCCTGGTCCCCACCACTGCGGACACCCGCTTCCAACTCGACCTTCCTTCGGTACGGGCACACTGGTCTCCCGCCACCGCCGGCGTGATGATCGCCACCCCGTCCAACCCGACGGGCACCTCAATCCCGCCCGCCGAGCTCGCCGCCGTGTGTGAACTGGCCCGCTCGCACGGCGCCTGGCGGATCATCGACGAGATCTACCTCAACCTCGCCCTCAACCCGTCGCCGACCGCGCTGAGCTGCGACCCGGACGCCATCGTCATCGGCAGCTTCTCGAAGTACTTCGGCCTGACCGGCTGGCGGCTCGGCTGGTGCGTGCTCCCCGAGGCCCTGATCCCGGCCGTCGAGCGGCTAGCCCAGAATTACTACATCTGCGCATCCGCGCCGGCCCAGCAGGCCGCCCTCGCCTGCTTCACCCCGGAGGCCCGCCAGGTCTGCGAGGACCGTCGCGCCGAGTTCGCGGCCCGCCGTACCGTGGTCCTCGACGGCCTGGCCCGGATCGGGCTGCCGGTGCCGGTCCCGCCGGACGGAGCGTTCTACTGCTACATCGACGTGAGCGGCACCGGGCTGGGCTCGTGGGAATTCTGCGAGCGGGCGCTGCAGGAGGCGCACGTGGCGCTGACCCCGGGCCGCGATTTCGGTCATCACAGCGCGGAAACCCACGTGCGCCTCTCCTACACCGCGTCCATGCCGGACCTCACCGAGGGACTGAGGCGTCTGGAGCGCTTCGTTGCCACCCTCTGA
- a CDS encoding helix-turn-helix transcriptional regulator: MKKLVLVGPAEIRLWLRVSRQRAYQLINRADFPEPYQVLQMGKVWDIADVDRWIRSNRPWLYQTGEPGPNGRGAP, translated from the coding sequence ATGAAGAAGTTGGTCCTTGTGGGCCCGGCAGAGATTCGCCTGTGGCTGCGGGTGTCGCGGCAGCGCGCCTATCAGCTGATCAACCGGGCGGACTTCCCGGAGCCCTATCAGGTGCTGCAGATGGGCAAGGTGTGGGACATCGCCGATGTGGACCGGTGGATCCGGTCGAATCGGCCCTGGCTCTATCAGACCGGCGAGCCGGGGCCGAACGGGCGCGGCGCCCCCTGA